Genomic window (Rhododendron vialii isolate Sample 1 chromosome 4a, ASM3025357v1):
CTTTTCCCTGATTCGAGAAGCTTCTGCCTGCCTCCTTTCTGGAACGTAGAAAGAGCAAAATTGAGACAAGTACTACATTAGAAATATAAGCAAGTTCAACAGAGAagaacataaataatttttcaagctATAAACCAGCAAACTGAATGATCATAGCGATACTCTTCTTGTCAAATGCCCATTATGAGAGAAATGGGAATCGTGCAAATCTAACAATCtcttttccaaattaaataCATCAATGCTAAGCATTCTTCCCTtgacaagggaaaaaaagataTAAGCATGAAAATTGTGACCGGAGCCTCAACCTCAGATACATATATTCAAATACCAAACGAAGAAAAAAACAGGTTTCAACATGATCTCCACTAACATTACAAGTTTAGTTCACATTCATACATTCCCAGGGAATGTGAGTTTATAAAAGCCAACAAGAACATTAATATTTATACTTGCCAGCCAACAAAGAACACATTTTGTTTGCAAGGGACAAGCTCAGTTCCAGTGAAATAGAGCAAGAGTGACATTTTCCAATGAATTTAAGGGCAGAAGTTCAGGCAGGAAGATACAAGGATGGAGAAATTTCACCAACTTCTTAATGTATGGGGTGTTCTGGATGAACAGTAAAAGGAACTTTAGGAAAAGGAAGgttttttaagctcaaaaatcatgtgtttacgcaaataattttcctaccaatatagatcttgtttgatagatctcattgagatcttttaaacagtgcaaaaaaattcgaaaatttatttttcattatcaTAATATGTGAGTTTGAAAAACCTTTTTCCTAAATTTCTTTTTCTGCGCATCCGGAACGGCACCATACTCCATCcttcccagtttgtttgtccaatttcaacATACgtgccttttaaaaaaattgactatatctcacaatctataatgctttacataattttgaaaatatcatattttggatctaattgagatctatcaaacaagatccatattgcataaaaaaaacattataaattgaaacatatagacaattttgtaagaggtcctaaatagtgaaaatggacaaataaatcggGACATGAGGAGTATTGGCATGACGGCCAAGAACCATTAAAGTCTTAAAAGTATTAAAGTCTTAAAAGTAAGAATATCCTGTAGAGcatattaaaaaaatgtatatgcGAATGGGTCAAATAAGACAATTTTAGAGTAATCAGTCAACCAATTAATCCTGGAGTGATCTGTACTCCGGCATATTATATTCTCCGGTGTATCCAAAACGCATAGCAGGACGCATTTTGGATTCTTGATGCTTATCTCGACTCTGACCAGATTTGATATTTAGAAGGGAATTGCACTATTGTAGTGATCCTAGATAGTAATTgtccggttggttggtgggtCACAATTGACCAGGGTTCAGGTTCGATTATGGGGGTGAGGCCGCcgagaaagtaatttcttgagAATTCCCTGGTCAGATGGCCTCGACTGACCGTCGAACCAAAAAAATGATTGTCACCGAGAAACGGGAACAAAAAAAGATGCTTACAACGAAGATGATACTAACTATAACTATAAACGCGATGCAGAACAAATTATCCATTCGCAGAACCTTCAATAtcataaaacaaactacagagAAAGCCCTCGCCATATACAAGTTGTCGAGGTTCTACGGCAATCGGCCATAACCCTAAAGCGATCAGATATTTTGCCATTAGAAACTCTAAAAATAacgaaaaaattatcaaatagaAACACTATCCATCAAAATATCGACACCAAGACCATCAACCGTTAATATTCACCGAATTTCATCCGATCTACGTAAATACGAAGAGAACATAAACGTTCAAGAAAATCAACCCAGGGTTCATGAAAAtcagatcagagagagagagagagagagagagagagagagagaggaccgaGAGGGTGTTCCAACTTGAAGGAGCTCTTGGCCATGGATTGATGAAAACTGGAATCTATGGAAGGCTAAAAGAAGCAGCAAAGAACAATTGATTAGGGTTTTTGCCTccacaaaacaaaatagaggcagaaaaaggaagaaggttTTATAcggcagaggagagagagagtcagagcgagagagagagagagagtgtacgCCGTACGCCAACTGATTGGGTGTAGGGAATAATTGTGCAGCCGAGGCCTGAGGCCCAGAATATGGAACAAAGGCCCAGACAAATTCCATTTCCCAGTCCAATAAACACTAGGCCCGTTTTGGTTTCCAAGAGCttgggctgtaaacgagccgagccggcCGAGttttgtcgagctcgagctaagtttgtttagtaaacaagccaaaaacttgagctcgaacTTGCCTCAAGCCGAgcccttaacgagtcgagcttagACATTTAATAAGCGATGCTCTTTAATCGAGCTGAGCCTCCCTTAACAAGCCAAGCTTTTGTCAACTCGGCTAGTTTACTGAACAAGTATAACTCAAGCTCGAGGTCGCAAGCTacttggttcatttgcagccctaccaaGAGCCTTCTTACTCTTACTATATATACTTCATCCGTTTCTAAATGATAATCCACTACGAAAATACTGtaatttttcgaaaaaaaaaaatttcaaatctcttGGCGCCAAAGAGAATATCAACTATCTCATTTACAAACGAAGGAAGTATTGTTAGTACGAACTTTTAGTAATTACTTGAAATGATTTTCCTGATCGAGTTTCTCAAAATATGCGCTTCAAAATTCATCTTGTGgtttacttttaaaattgtaaGTATTATTTATAATTTGAAGCTTCAAAAGTTAATTTTAGCATTTATACAAGGAAATAGAGAACAAAAATCATTCTCCTTCAACCATCTCCGAACTGTTTGTTGGTTCATAATATACCAATACTAGTTAGCCACAGCCCACAGATAACCGATTATGTTCATTACTGTACTTGGTTTTAAATTTAAAGTGCTTTAAATACGTTGTCATGCTAAGCCGACTCAATAAACTGATCGGCTTACAGTTGTTATCCTTTATAACTCTACAAGAAAGCGTACTTATTTACgcattgcttttttttttttttgataagtatttaCGCATtgcttttatatttgttttacCTTTTTATAACGGTGACTGTACTTTCTTTCCAACAATTTAAAGAATTCAGATATTTGTGCTCGTTAATAAAATATTGTGTCTACATTCACTTACATATAataatctttgaaaataaagTGGAGAACACGATGATAATTGCGGTCGTTTTTATAATCCTGTTAATGTAACAGTTGGAGGGCACTCCACTCGGGGGTTCGGATTCTACCGACCAATTTCGTccagttttttatttatttgggtagtccaaaaatattttcgacGGTTCAAATTTATTCGGGAgtgttttggatattttgttaaaaaaatttatccgaAAAAAactggaccgtccaaaagtgtttgaACGGTCCCGATGCAAAAATCTAAACGAAACTAGTTGGTAAAGAttggctccgttccagaacaccttcttaaaaaataagtacttatttcacatttttaaactcaaaaataatataaatgaaaaataattttttaatttttttttcactgtataaaagatctcaataagatctatcaaacaagatccatattgataggaaaattatttacctaaatacatgatttttaagcttaaaattgtcttcttaaaaaataaatacttatttccgtttccggaacggggcctaaacgGGATCTATTCCTCCAAATAGGTAGAGTGTAAAACAGCATCAAACAAATGTTGCTTTTTAGTAGCAGGTGAAGAGGTGGGTCTCATAggtccaaaaaacaaaagaaaaaggtcaTGGCACATGgtttatttctttgatttttgttttttttttttccagggaaGAAGCCCATTTgctttttttgacaaatttaaCAAGAGGGTTGGGTgcataaatataaatatgaacTTGTGGAGGCTTTCGCTCTTTTCTCCTTTCAAGAAAACCTACACTAGCCTAATCTAACGGACCTACGATTATaatcgaacccaagacctcgTTCAAGGAAAGGGAGCACCTTACTACTCAGGCAACCCTTTGTTCTCTTCCGGGAGACCACAACTGTTTGACctagttttttctttcaaattagcAGCAGACAAAACAGTAGCAGTTACATAGGTTAACTCTTAGCACCTTTTCTTTTCACCAACCAATTTTCCAGATCTTACCATTAGAATGTAATTTGGTATTCCCAAGCAACCTTTAAAGAGTAAAAGATGATTGAGTGATCCAAACTCAAAGCCCTAGTCCCTCTCCCTATGCCTTTCGAACATGACACTTGAATAAATAAAGTTGTCGAAAGCGTTGAATTCGTTTCATTTCATTTTACAAGTATGTCGCGTATATATACGTATCAAAGAAAAGTGTGACTAAGAACTTGAATAAGCCCCCTTGTGGTGTATCTTCCAACTCTTGGTTGGATTCCCTTCtccttttttccatttttaataaaaaaaaattgctgataaaaaaaacaaaagaagaacttgAATAAGCCATAAGGATTTGCAGTTTTGCAGATTTGGTTATGAAGGAGAGAGACCTTAGAACATCATCACTGTCTCAACTGAAATCATGAAAGGGATATAAAACTACTCAAAAGTATAGAACACAATTGCACAGGAAGCAAAAGGCAGAATATCCCTCTTATTAGGAAACCTTTATCATGGGCATCCAGTTGTAAACCAATGAATTGTGCTTAATTTTATACAGCCTATTCTGCTGCTGCAGGGCTCCCTCTCTCCTCAGCTAAAATGGAGAAAACTCCcagcatctctctctcccattttaCGGTTTGATGATACATACAGTTCTATATGATTCCTCCAGAGGTTGGAAGAAACGACATGTGTTCAATTAAAAAGCTGCACTCCACAAAGCATTCTCGCCTTCTCCACACCGGCGGTGAACCTCCTTGATTCTCTCGACGGATTTGCAAATCCCACTGCAGCTCCAATCGAAGGAAGCGACACAGATGTTGCCCGCCTGAGCCTTCCATTCACAATCTACAGTAACATTTGAAAACCAAACTATTAGTCTCACATTCTACTAAGTTCAGGCACCAATGCTTTATTTCCTTCATATTACATATGAGCAATATGATTGTGAATCTGGCGACAGCAAAATAGACCTTGGCACCAGCTCTTGTTGTTTTAACCTTATACAAATTAATGAATATGATAAACGAACACTTGCTACTCAAAATTGTCAACCTGTTTGAGGGCCTGGTGTGTCAGGTTTTTTATGCAACATGAGAGCATTGTGTTCTTGTGTATGCAATAGCTACTTGCGCTGGTTCTGTAATCTTTGTACTGTAATTTTCATTattattaatgaatttcttGCCATTctctaaaagaaaaatatatgttgCCAAAATATCATTACCAGGTGGGGTTCCGCAACATAATCTCCGGTCGTCGATATGCTCCACATCCAGGCCAATAAACCAAGATCCCAGTGAAACGTCTTCATTAGCATACTTGTGTAGCACGTGCCTAATAAGATTTGTTACAAGTGTATAATCAACAAAAGGCGGATACAATTACTTTCTCATTGCAAGTCAAGAGGTCACTTACTGGTTTATTGATACATAGGTAGCCAGATCTTTCGAAATAGCATATAGCTGCCCGGTAGCATGCCGGAAATACTTATTTCCCTCCTCACCAAATTTCCAGTATTCAGGTTCATGATATCTCACTCCCCTGTTTACCAGAAAGCAAGTTAGAAACAAGAAGCAAGAATGAGTTGATGAGGAGAGAAGCATGGCGTACTTTTGAGCTAGGACTGGGCCGGATTTCATGCATCCAATGTACGCCAGAGGTTTTGACCGATGCCTTGCTAAAGTTGTTCCTAATGTTGCTGCAGTTGTGGAAGAAGTTGGCACGAGAAAGAATTAAGGAAACGAAAATAGCAAGAGAAATAGACCCAAAAAGATTAACTAACAAAAGGTATTTTGAAATCCACGCAAAAGGTCAACTGAAAAGATGTAGTATCACTATCTCAACGTAGTTTATAACAAGTATTATATCAAACTACATTGCTCTGATACTACCCACAGATTTTCAACTTCAAGCACAGTAAATGGAATGATCTTTCAGGAGAATCTCCGGAAAACTGCTCTGATAGATGCATAAGTAGCCACTAGCTAACTAATATTCAGTTTGATAACCTGCTACTAAGAATCAGTCTTTGTTGTGCCTTGTTGGCAAGCAACAAACTGCTTTTGTGCATGGTAGGAGGATTGGGGATAATATCTTGTTAGCCCATCCGCTTCTGCGCAACTATCACAGGAATAGAGGTATGCCTTGTTGCACTCTCTTTGTTGATTTGATGAAAGCCTATTTTACCTTGAGGTGGGATTTTTTGAGTGTAGTTTTGGACACTTTGGGCTTTCCCGCAATGGTAGGGCAGTGGGTAGTCTAGGGTTAATGCCAATCAACAAAGGAACAACTTAGTCATGTTGTATATAGGAATATGTGTGAATGAGTGCATGTAACAAGACAAGCAGACTTTAGTCCATTCTTACTGATCAAGCAATTAGATGAATTTTCCAACTTAAAAGTTCAAATACGATAGAAGTTCAATCCGTTTCTACTCTAACTAATGTTGAAAATAAgaatgaaaaagcacaaaagtCCACATTCCACCATGATCAGCAACTTTACCTATATTTACATGAACGTCATCATCAACTTTGACATAGAAATCTGCATCCCACATAGAAACAGCAGTAGCGAAAAAGATCTTCGTCTTGGCTGAAAGTTCAAGGTACCCCTCAACATGTTCCTGCACATATACATAGAAGGTGAGAAGCAGTCGATTGCCTTCGTTGATTACCATACAAGGACAATGATTGAACCTTGTGTGTCTACGAGGCTAGCGCCCCTCATAGACTAAGGCAGGGTTTCGTTCAAGAGAATGAAGCTCGAACGGGACAGTGAAGCTGGAAAGAGGTGTGCTAAACTAATGAAAGGATGTATGTTACACATTGAATCATCATTCACCAATTGGGTTTAATGAGCATTCGGTTGCAATGCCATGAATGAGACTGGCCATTTTTCTCCCTTCTACACACATTTATTCCGGTGAAACAAACACTACCTAAGGCTCTATTGTGTAAAGTTGCAAAGCCTACGGCGTTGTATGCGCGCCCCTATTCACAAGCCTAGGGGGTGAGTACAACTCAAAGATTAATTGAGAGAAAGACCACCGATCAACAGAAAGAGGCAGATTAGTGTCTAGGGAttggtgtgtgtgttttggcGCAAATGCAGGCATCTTGTCTGGTGAGATTTGTGACAATTAAGGTGCAGGTATAAATGTGTGCAGTAGTGTGTAATAGCAAATAAGACAATCACTGAAATGTCAACGTGACAGAATGGCAGTACCAGCCTCAGTAGGTCTCCGTGCTTCTTGTCTTCTGCTTCAATAGCTCTATCAAGAATACCACCTGATGTAGCACTGGAGGACCATAAGTGCCATTCATCAAAAGGAAGGAAATTAGAACGAATCCCAGATATACTGCATAATACACAATCAAAATGTTCGCATGAAGTATTTTATGCTTCAAAAATTCCTCGTCCAATGCATATAACCTCCCCTTTGAgcaattgaaataatttttccaaaggGCTTctgttatattttttataagttaaacaTGTTTAAACTTTGTATACTATTTTATccaaatagaaaaaaacacaagaaaacatGACTGAACAGATGAGATAAACCGAAGAAGGCTAAAAATGTTTAAATGCACACCGCAGTTTTTGAGTACAAAACCTACCAATGCTACCATCCCCATTGAATTGCA
Coding sequences:
- the LOC131322396 gene encoding probable beta-1,3-galactosyltransferase 2 isoform X2, which codes for MSWKSRGLESSSKSVMSRKLTLLLCFGCFCAGMLFTDRMWAVPEVKGISRRMATEDERLKLVSEGCDPRIKGERKESKDILGEVSKTHNAIQTLDKTISNLEMELAAARAVQDSILGGSPISGGSSISEPIRKRKYLMVIGINTAFSSRKRRDSVRATWMPQGDKRMKLEEEKGIVVRFVIGHSATSGGILDRAIEAEDKKHGDLLRLEHVEGYLELSAKTKIFFATAVSMWDADFYVKVDDDVHVNIATLGTTLARHRSKPLAYIGCMKSGPVLAQKGVRYHEPEYWKFGEEGNKYFRHATGQLYAISKDLATYVSINQHVLHKYANEDVSLGSWFIGLDVEHIDDRRLCCGTPPDCEWKAQAGNICVASFDWSCSGICKSVERIKEVHRRCGEGENALWSAAF
- the LOC131322396 gene encoding probable beta-1,3-galactosyltransferase 2 isoform X1, which codes for MSWKSRGLESSSKSVMSRKLTLLLCFGCFCAGMLFTDRMWAVPEVKGISRRMATEDERLKLVSEGCDPRIKGERKESKDILGEVSKTHNAIQTLDKTISNLEMELAAARAVQDSILGGSPISGGSSISEPIRKRKYLMVIGINTAFSSRKRRDSVRATWMPQGDKRMKLEEEKGIVVRFVIGHSATSGGILDRAIEAEDKKHGDLLRLEHVEGYLELSAKTKIFFATAVSMWDADFYVKVDDDVHVNIATLGTTLARHRSKPLAYIGCMKSGPVLAQKYAMLLSSSTHSCFLFLTCFLVNRGVRYHEPEYWKFGEEGNKYFRHATGQLYAISKDLATYVSINQHVLHKYANEDVSLGSWFIGLDVEHIDDRRLCCGTPPDCEWKAQAGNICVASFDWSCSGICKSVERIKEVHRRCGEGENALWSAAF